In Desulfosediminicola ganghwensis, a single window of DNA contains:
- a CDS encoding EutP/PduV family microcompartment system protein, which translates to MKKIMLVGETFSGKSSLIQQLSGQRYRPNRAMAVDYYGQFITTPGEFLENRRFYHALITTSADCDILALIQDATRASSLFPPLFGSMFNRQLIGIITKSDSDDANIRRAQIFLNNAGVKDIIVTSCVTKEGLGSLRRLLS; encoded by the coding sequence ATGAAAAAAATTATGCTGGTCGGCGAAACGTTCTCAGGAAAAAGTTCCCTGATACAACAACTCTCCGGCCAGAGATATCGGCCGAACAGAGCAATGGCTGTCGACTACTACGGCCAGTTCATCACAACACCGGGTGAATTCCTTGAGAACAGGCGCTTCTATCACGCACTCATCACCACCTCCGCCGATTGTGATATCCTGGCACTCATCCAGGATGCCACCAGGGCCAGCAGTCTGTTCCCCCCTCTTTTTGGCTCCATGTTCAATCGGCAGCTTATCGGCATTATTACCAAAAGCGACTCCGACGATGCCAATATCAGACGAGCGCAGATCTTCCTCAATAATGCAGGAGTAAAAGACATCATTGTCACGAGTTGCGTGACCAAAGAGGGTCTCGGTTCCCTACGCCGCCTCCTATCTTGA
- a CDS encoding slipin family protein, with the protein MIPLTLLNYLVPIAFIAGLIALSFKIVAEYERLVVLFLGRLQGIKNPGLRIIVPGIQKAFRVDLRVVTMDIPPQDVISRDNVTVRVNAVLYFRVVDPEKAIIQVENYLLATNQLAQTTLRSVLGQHELDEMLSEREKLNTDIQEIIDMRADAWGIKVINVEIKHIDLNESMVRAIARQAEAERERRAKVIHAEGEFQASEKLLAAANVIIKNPQALQLRYLQTLADVAAHKTSNTIVFPIPMEMMHSLVKSSKPEPPEQLNTDS; encoded by the coding sequence ATGATACCTCTAACCCTACTGAATTATCTCGTGCCCATCGCCTTTATTGCAGGCCTGATCGCTTTGTCTTTCAAGATCGTTGCCGAATATGAACGCCTTGTCGTGTTATTTCTCGGTAGGCTCCAGGGCATCAAAAATCCAGGTCTTCGCATCATTGTTCCAGGAATTCAGAAAGCATTCAGGGTCGACCTCCGGGTGGTGACCATGGACATTCCGCCGCAGGATGTGATCTCCCGCGATAATGTCACCGTGAGGGTTAATGCTGTGCTCTATTTCCGTGTGGTTGATCCCGAGAAAGCCATCATCCAGGTTGAAAATTATCTTCTTGCCACCAACCAGTTGGCCCAGACGACCCTTCGCTCTGTGCTTGGCCAACACGAGTTAGACGAGATGCTCTCGGAACGTGAAAAGCTGAACACGGACATCCAGGAAATTATTGATATGCGAGCCGATGCCTGGGGAATAAAGGTTATTAATGTAGAGATTAAGCATATCGATTTGAATGAATCGATGGTCCGAGCTATCGCAAGACAGGCAGAGGCAGAACGTGAGCGACGGGCGAAGGTTATCCATGCCGAAGGAGAATTTCAGGCATCTGAAAAACTGTTGGCTGCAGCCAACGTCATCATCAAAAATCCGCAGGCTCTCCAACTCAGGTACCTGCAAACTCTTGCAGACGTTGCCGCCCACAAAACTTCGAACACCATTGTATTCCCCATACCCATGGAGATGATGCATTCCTTAGTGAAGAGCAGCAAACCTGAGCCACCTGAACAACTGAATACTGACAGTTAA
- a CDS encoding 1-propanol dehydrogenase PduQ — protein MTQFYGKTKICYGVDAMESLEQLAAKKAFIVTDQFMVKTGFVDRVVSHLDRRGVSHLVFSDVESDPSLETVTRGAKLFLENRADLLIALGGGSPIDAAKAIVYFAHKASEDVVKPTLVAIPTTSGTGSEVTDISVVTDKVNEVKIPLSDELLIPDVAILDARFTRTLPPAITGATGMDVLTHAIEAYTSRQANAFTSIYARYAIRYVFSYLLRAYRNGDDMEAREHMLLGSCMAGMAFNNSGLGITHSIAHSLGGMFHIPHGLANAVVLPQVIRFNSFDVGIRFQEIAQMLSLPAATVEEGTSSLIKAVCDLNEAMGIPARISMLEIGQEEYFNNLEVISCNVLNDICTQGNPRKPSKRDIIELLKLAW, from the coding sequence GTGACACAGTTTTACGGCAAGACAAAAATCTGTTACGGCGTTGACGCCATGGAGTCTCTTGAGCAGCTCGCTGCAAAAAAGGCTTTTATTGTTACGGACCAATTCATGGTGAAGACCGGGTTTGTGGATCGAGTGGTAAGTCACCTTGACCGAAGAGGTGTTTCGCACCTGGTTTTCTCCGATGTCGAGTCAGATCCCTCCCTGGAGACAGTCACCAGGGGCGCGAAGCTTTTTCTTGAAAACAGGGCGGATCTCCTCATCGCCCTTGGCGGTGGTTCCCCCATCGATGCGGCCAAAGCCATCGTTTACTTCGCCCACAAAGCCTCGGAGGATGTTGTCAAACCAACGCTTGTGGCAATTCCGACAACCAGCGGTACCGGATCCGAGGTGACCGACATCTCCGTGGTCACAGACAAGGTAAATGAGGTCAAGATCCCCTTAAGTGACGAGTTGCTGATTCCTGACGTGGCAATTCTCGATGCGCGGTTTACCCGCACCCTTCCACCCGCCATTACCGGCGCCACTGGAATGGATGTGCTGACCCACGCCATCGAGGCCTATACGTCGAGACAGGCCAATGCCTTCACCTCGATTTATGCCAGGTACGCCATACGCTACGTGTTCAGCTACCTGTTGCGGGCCTATCGGAACGGCGATGATATGGAGGCCAGGGAACACATGCTGCTCGGCTCCTGCATGGCGGGTATGGCATTCAATAACAGCGGACTCGGCATCACCCATTCCATCGCCCACAGCCTCGGAGGCATGTTCCATATTCCACATGGGCTTGCCAATGCGGTTGTCCTTCCCCAGGTGATCCGGTTCAATAGCTTCGATGTCGGTATCCGTTTTCAGGAAATCGCCCAGATGCTGTCACTTCCCGCTGCCACTGTGGAAGAAGGTACCTCGAGCCTGATCAAGGCCGTTTGCGACCTCAATGAAGCAATGGGAATCCCTGCCAGGATTAGCATGTTGGAAATCGGGCAGGAGGAATATTTCAATAATCTCGAGGTAATTTCCTGCAATGTATTGAACGACATCTGTACCCAAGGAAACCCGAGAAAACCTTCAAAGAGAGATATTATCGAGTTACTAAAGCTGGCCTGGTAG
- a CDS encoding BMC domain-containing protein, with translation MKENLLEPKQRIIQEYVPGKQVTLAHVIASPQKSIYLKLGLDDETAGAIGLLTITPYEGVIIAADVATKAAAVEIGFLDRFGGSLLLVGDVASVESAISEVLSYFGEILHYSTAEMTRS, from the coding sequence ATGAAAGAAAATCTTTTGGAGCCAAAACAGCGTATAATACAGGAGTACGTCCCTGGTAAACAAGTCACCCTGGCCCATGTCATCGCCAGCCCCCAGAAATCCATCTATCTTAAGCTAGGGCTGGATGACGAAACCGCCGGCGCGATTGGCCTGCTGACAATAACCCCTTACGAAGGGGTTATCATAGCTGCGGATGTTGCGACCAAAGCTGCAGCTGTGGAGATTGGTTTCCTGGACCGGTTTGGAGGTTCGTTGCTGTTAGTTGGTGACGTTGCCAGTGTTGAATCAGCCATAAGTGAGGTCCTCAGTTATTTTGGTGAAATTCTGCATTACTCCACCGCGGAAATGACCCGTTCCTGA
- the modB gene encoding molybdate ABC transporter permease subunit, translating into MALTPDDLQAIKLSLKVALSATVITLPVGFAVAYLLAMTNIRGKTILEGIINLPLVLPPVVTGYLLLLLFGKNSWIGQFLAHFDIRIIFTLKAAVIASSVVGFPLLVRSIRIGLEAIDKQYIQASRTLGAKWWDTLFTITIPLCGRAILAGTTLMFARSLGEFGATIVLAGNMPGVTQTIPLAIYQYTSVPGGDSMALSLCLVSILLSFMVLLFGEAVNRKLSVR; encoded by the coding sequence ATTGCTCTTACTCCGGATGACCTTCAGGCTATAAAGCTGTCGTTAAAAGTGGCCTTGAGCGCTACAGTTATCACGCTTCCCGTTGGCTTCGCAGTCGCCTATCTGCTGGCGATGACCAATATCAGGGGTAAAACGATTCTGGAAGGGATAATAAACCTGCCCCTGGTGTTGCCTCCGGTGGTGACAGGCTATCTCCTGCTGCTGCTCTTTGGCAAGAATAGTTGGATCGGTCAATTTTTGGCCCATTTCGATATTCGTATCATCTTCACCTTGAAGGCCGCGGTAATTGCTTCGTCGGTAGTGGGTTTTCCCCTACTGGTACGCTCGATACGAATAGGCCTTGAGGCTATCGATAAGCAATATATCCAGGCATCGAGAACGCTTGGGGCCAAATGGTGGGATACCTTGTTCACTATCACTATCCCCCTTTGTGGCCGGGCAATTCTTGCCGGCACCACGTTAATGTTTGCCAGGAGTCTAGGTGAGTTTGGTGCAACTATTGTACTTGCCGGCAACATGCCGGGAGTGACCCAGACAATCCCCCTGGCAATCTATCAATACACCAGTGTTCCCGGTGGTGACAGCATGGCGCTCTCACTCTGCCTGGTCTCTATTCTACTCTCCTTCATGGTGCTGTTGTTTGGTGAAGCAGTGAATCGAAAGCTTTCTGTGAGGTAG
- a CDS encoding NfeD family protein → MTISNSFHDMAPEKTTFAGALAIIVSLFILFSNSHPCLANDKASLPRQAIILTIQGAIGPASSQYVLDNLEYAQTSNTELVVLQIDTPGGLDLAMRDMIQAILNSHVPVASYVFPEGARAASAGTYILYASHIAAMAPATNLGAATPIQLGKPPTGQDDQGEDKKNDQKDSQPGTALERKMVNDAAAYIRSLAKRHGRNSEWAEKAVREAVSLSADEALELQVVDIVATDLQDLLKQIDGRRITVDNEEVTLRTANLQLVYLAPGWKEKLLAIISNPNVAYLLLMLGMYGLIYELANPGVFFPGVAGMISLLLALYGFQVLPVNYSGLALLLLGITLMISEAFVPSFGSLGIGGIIAFIIGSLILFDEESIRISRTLIMTTTVLSATFIFLLIGRMLTFRKRKITTGKEALIGMTGVVIEDCPENCRIRLLGESWQVVCSDALQQGEVVQVTGIDGLVLTVEKLKEM, encoded by the coding sequence ATGACAATATCAAACTCATTTCATGATATGGCTCCTGAAAAAACGACCTTCGCAGGGGCGCTCGCGATCATAGTTTCTCTATTTATCCTTTTCAGTAACTCACATCCATGCCTGGCGAACGACAAGGCCAGCCTCCCTCGCCAGGCCATCATACTCACTATTCAAGGTGCCATTGGCCCGGCCAGCAGTCAGTATGTACTCGACAACCTGGAATATGCTCAAACCAGCAACACCGAGCTTGTTGTACTGCAGATAGATACTCCCGGCGGCCTCGACCTGGCCATGCGGGACATGATCCAGGCAATCCTCAACTCTCATGTCCCGGTGGCAAGTTACGTATTTCCGGAAGGTGCGAGGGCTGCCAGTGCCGGCACGTACATTCTCTATGCCAGTCATATTGCAGCAATGGCCCCGGCCACCAACCTCGGGGCAGCAACGCCAATACAACTCGGCAAACCACCAACAGGACAGGATGACCAGGGCGAAGACAAGAAGAATGACCAAAAGGATTCCCAGCCCGGAACCGCCCTTGAACGCAAAATGGTCAATGATGCCGCGGCATATATTCGATCGTTGGCGAAAAGACACGGTAGAAACAGTGAGTGGGCTGAAAAAGCTGTGCGAGAGGCAGTGAGTCTCAGCGCAGATGAAGCGCTTGAACTGCAAGTGGTGGATATAGTGGCAACCGACCTGCAAGATCTGCTGAAACAGATCGACGGGCGCAGAATTACCGTGGACAATGAAGAGGTTACCCTGCGAACAGCCAATCTTCAGCTTGTCTACCTTGCTCCCGGCTGGAAAGAGAAGCTGCTTGCCATAATCAGTAACCCCAATGTGGCGTATTTACTCCTGATGCTTGGAATGTATGGCCTTATCTACGAGCTTGCCAACCCTGGTGTTTTTTTCCCGGGTGTGGCCGGAATGATATCGTTACTGCTCGCCCTTTACGGCTTCCAGGTATTACCGGTCAACTACAGCGGTCTGGCCCTGCTGTTGCTGGGTATAACCCTGATGATAAGTGAGGCCTTTGTGCCGAGCTTCGGCTCGCTCGGAATTGGCGGAATCATCGCCTTCATCATTGGCTCTCTTATCCTCTTTGATGAAGAATCTATCAGGATCTCCAGGACCCTCATCATGACCACCACCGTTCTCTCCGCCACCTTTATCTTCCTGCTTATCGGCCGAATGCTCACTTTCAGAAAAAGAAAAATTACAACCGGCAAGGAGGCTCTGATCGGTATGACCGGGGTAGTCATCGAAGACTGTCCTGAAAACTGCAGAATCCGGTTACTGGGAGAATCCTGGCAGGTGGTATGCTCCGACGCCTTGCAGCAAGGGGAAGTCGTCCAGGTAACAGGGATTGACGGGCTTGTGCTCACCGTGGAAAAACTCAAGGAGATGTGA
- a CDS encoding 4Fe-4S dicluster domain-containing protein — protein sequence MNEQILQKICEAGVVGAGGAGLPTHVKARANVETVLVNGASCEPLLMSDPYLLETKTDLVIQGLKEIMTCTGASRGIICLKGKHKDALAAVQDRVSKEPIEQSLALELYELEDFYPAGDEQVLVHEVLGKTVPERGIPLQLGAVVSNVESLYNVALAMENRPVTHRYLTVTGEVAKPMVVKVPVGTPVSDVLAFAGGPTLANFKVVDGGPMMGRVLKDIDQPVTKTTSALILLPCNHTVVTGKVMDPAKLRRITNTVCCQCSRCTDLCPRNLLGHSLHPHKLMRVLDSQVLESPLAREALLCSECGICEKYACPMMVSPREVNAQIKKVLMAANVTWEASDKELLANRFRKNRAVPTSRLIQRLNLSHYEAYARYRGELSASRVSLALRQHIGAPAQCVVSPGDHVKMGDLVGEIPEGAMGARVHASIDGIVESVSDGKVTISRG from the coding sequence ATGAATGAACAGATATTACAGAAGATTTGCGAGGCAGGAGTTGTCGGGGCAGGTGGAGCCGGCCTGCCGACACATGTGAAAGCAAGAGCGAATGTGGAGACGGTTCTGGTTAACGGCGCCTCCTGCGAGCCTCTGTTGATGAGCGACCCCTACCTCCTCGAGACCAAAACGGATTTAGTGATCCAGGGCCTTAAAGAGATCATGACATGTACAGGGGCCTCTAGGGGAATCATCTGCCTGAAAGGTAAGCATAAAGACGCCCTTGCTGCTGTTCAGGACCGAGTAAGCAAAGAGCCGATTGAGCAATCACTGGCCCTTGAATTGTATGAACTCGAAGATTTCTATCCGGCAGGTGATGAGCAGGTGCTGGTCCACGAGGTGTTGGGCAAGACTGTTCCGGAGCGTGGTATTCCCCTCCAGCTTGGCGCGGTGGTCAGCAATGTCGAATCGCTGTATAACGTCGCTCTGGCCATGGAGAATCGCCCCGTTACCCACCGCTACCTTACCGTGACAGGTGAGGTTGCCAAGCCGATGGTCGTGAAAGTACCCGTCGGTACTCCGGTCTCCGATGTACTTGCCTTTGCCGGCGGACCTACGCTCGCCAACTTCAAGGTTGTGGACGGTGGGCCGATGATGGGCCGTGTACTGAAGGATATCGATCAGCCTGTCACCAAAACCACCAGTGCTCTTATCCTATTACCATGCAATCACACGGTCGTAACAGGAAAGGTCATGGATCCGGCGAAACTGCGCCGCATCACCAATACTGTCTGCTGTCAGTGCAGCCGCTGTACCGATCTCTGCCCCAGAAACCTGCTCGGACATTCCCTGCATCCCCACAAGCTCATGCGGGTTCTCGACTCACAGGTCCTGGAGAGCCCTCTGGCGCGAGAAGCTCTGCTCTGCTCCGAATGCGGAATTTGTGAAAAATATGCCTGCCCGATGATGGTTTCCCCCCGGGAGGTCAATGCCCAAATCAAGAAAGTACTGATGGCAGCGAACGTCACCTGGGAAGCTTCGGACAAAGAGCTGTTGGCAAACCGTTTCCGAAAAAATCGCGCAGTGCCGACCAGCAGGCTCATCCAGCGTCTGAATCTGAGTCACTACGAGGCCTATGCTCGCTACCGCGGTGAACTCTCCGCGTCCCGGGTTAGCCTGGCACTTCGACAGCATATAGGCGCTCCTGCACAGTGCGTGGTCTCACCGGGAGATCATGTAAAAATGGGTGATCTGGTCGGTGAAATACCGGAAGGCGCGATGGGGGCACGGGTACATGCCAGTATTGACGGCATAGTTGAATCTGTGAGTGACGGCAAAGTAACCATCAGCAGGGGCTGA
- a CDS encoding TOBE domain-containing protein yields the protein MKTEDSIFEIMGWTANNTTVLLLEALDETGSINKAAQQVGLQYKSAWQKLDRMNNILPFQLYIKKTGGSGGGGSSLTEEGKGLLKRLRLLKNEYSQFTQFYSDNPNEALSTLKTLRRMEMTLSARNVWLGEVIEINQGAVNSVVDIRLKGGDRVSTVITERSVNRLGLGPLREVLVIVKAPNVLLGCDIDRKSISARNILTGKITSIIAGAINEEITIDLSGGSTVTSIITSASVTRLGLAVGKTCSAIIKASDVIVATT from the coding sequence ATGAAGACCGAAGATTCCATATTTGAGATAATGGGCTGGACAGCCAATAACACCACTGTCCTGCTACTTGAGGCGTTGGATGAAACCGGGTCTATCAACAAGGCTGCACAGCAGGTGGGTCTACAGTATAAATCCGCCTGGCAAAAGCTTGATCGGATGAACAACATCCTGCCGTTTCAATTATATATAAAGAAAACGGGAGGGAGTGGGGGCGGAGGTTCCTCCTTGACTGAAGAAGGCAAGGGGCTCCTCAAGCGACTACGCCTGTTGAAAAACGAGTATTCTCAATTTACCCAGTTTTATTCTGACAATCCAAACGAGGCACTATCTACCCTGAAAACCCTGCGCAGGATGGAAATGACACTCAGTGCCAGAAATGTCTGGCTTGGTGAGGTTATTGAAATTAATCAGGGCGCAGTGAACAGTGTCGTTGATATACGTTTGAAAGGGGGAGATCGTGTCAGCACGGTTATCACCGAAAGGTCCGTGAATCGTCTTGGGCTGGGGCCTCTGAGAGAAGTTCTGGTCATCGTTAAGGCTCCTAATGTGCTTCTTGGCTGTGATATCGATAGGAAGTCAATCTCAGCCAGGAATATCCTTACCGGGAAAATTACCTCGATTATTGCCGGAGCGATTAATGAGGAAATTACCATCGACCTGTCGGGGGGCAGCACTGTTACTTCGATTATCACCTCAGCAAGTGTAACGCGACTTGGCCTGGCAGTCGGTAAGACATGTTCGGCAATTATAAAGGCATCTGATGTTATTGTAGCAACAACATGA
- the modA gene encoding molybdate ABC transporter substrate-binding protein codes for MKKKISLLIFLAVFLSFTTCQAKTLYLSVAASMTDAIKEVMTAFSEIHPEVEMMPNFASSGSLAKQISQGAPADIYISANPKWMDYLVENQLIAPGFDKIFAYNKLVFISGTKLQNGSMEDLLSMERIAIGDPKSVPAGRYAEEAMQSAGIYNQLRDDRKLILAKDVRQALLYADRGEVDGAFVYKTDALLTRNAKIAFHVPDDLYSRVAYPVGVTVAGEGKELAKEFYKFIIGDDAVAILTKYGFESGR; via the coding sequence GTGAAGAAAAAGATTTCCCTGCTCATTTTTCTGGCTGTCTTTCTTTCTTTTACAACCTGCCAGGCGAAAACACTCTATCTCTCTGTAGCTGCAAGCATGACCGATGCGATCAAAGAGGTAATGACTGCATTCTCCGAAATTCATCCTGAAGTTGAAATGATGCCCAATTTCGCGTCTTCCGGGAGTCTGGCAAAACAGATATCCCAGGGAGCCCCGGCAGATATCTATATATCAGCAAATCCCAAATGGATGGACTATCTGGTGGAGAATCAGCTTATAGCCCCAGGCTTCGATAAAATTTTTGCTTATAACAAGCTGGTTTTTATCAGTGGTACCAAGCTGCAGAATGGATCAATGGAAGATTTACTCTCCATGGAAAGAATCGCGATTGGTGATCCCAAGAGTGTTCCGGCGGGGCGTTATGCCGAGGAAGCAATGCAGAGCGCAGGTATATACAACCAGTTACGAGATGACAGAAAATTAATTTTGGCTAAAGATGTACGACAGGCTCTCTTATATGCTGATCGTGGTGAGGTGGATGGCGCTTTCGTGTATAAAACAGACGCCTTGTTGACCCGAAATGCAAAAATTGCCTTTCACGTTCCAGATGATTTGTATAGCCGGGTAGCGTATCCGGTTGGAGTGACAGTGGCAGGCGAGGGAAAAGAGTTGGCGAAAGAGTTCTACAAATTCATCATAGGGGATGATGCGGTTGCAATTCTCACTAAGTATGGATTTGAGTCGGGCAGGTAA
- a CDS encoding BMC domain-containing protein: MILRTIGCVELNSIAWGMHVADEMVKAASVQLVMARPTCPGRYLVVVTGDTGAVQSSVEVGRELAADMAVDWFTIPSVHPDVIPALSATSIIPKINALGVIETCTTASCILAADAAAKAGEVQLIEIRMAAGLGGKAFVTMTGDVGSVKASVEAGIEAVGDAGPVHSHVVIPAPSEELKANLL, encoded by the coding sequence ATGATTTTACGTACAATAGGTTGTGTCGAACTCAACAGCATTGCCTGGGGCATGCATGTCGCAGATGAAATGGTCAAAGCAGCCAGCGTGCAACTGGTGATGGCCAGGCCTACCTGTCCGGGCAGATATTTAGTGGTGGTTACCGGGGATACAGGAGCCGTGCAAAGTTCCGTTGAGGTTGGCAGAGAACTTGCCGCTGATATGGCTGTTGACTGGTTTACCATCCCAAGTGTTCATCCGGATGTCATTCCAGCTCTCAGCGCCACCTCGATTATCCCAAAAATCAATGCACTTGGCGTCATTGAAACCTGCACCACCGCATCTTGCATACTTGCTGCCGACGCTGCAGCGAAAGCGGGAGAGGTGCAGCTCATTGAAATCCGCATGGCTGCAGGTCTTGGAGGTAAAGCTTTTGTCACCATGACCGGTGATGTCGGCTCCGTGAAGGCCTCCGTCGAAGCCGGTATCGAAGCGGTAGGTGATGCTGGTCCGGTTCACAGCCATGTGGTTATTCCTGCCCCAAGTGAAGAACTGAAAGCCAATCTATTATAG
- a CDS encoding BMC domain-containing protein: MSALGMIETRGLVGAVEAADAMVKAANVELVGREQVGGGLVTVLVRGDVGAVKAATDAGAAAAERVGELKSVHVIPRPHSEVEIILPKAQG, translated from the coding sequence ATGAGTGCACTTGGAATGATAGAGACAAGAGGACTTGTCGGCGCAGTAGAAGCCGCCGATGCCATGGTAAAAGCTGCTAACGTTGAGCTTGTCGGCCGCGAACAGGTCGGTGGCGGACTGGTAACAGTTCTGGTACGCGGTGACGTGGGTGCGGTGAAAGCTGCCACAGATGCAGGTGCCGCCGCTGCCGAGCGTGTCGGGGAATTGAAAAGCGTTCATGTCATCCCCCGTCCGCACAGTGAAGTTGAAATAATCCTGCCCAAAGCGCAGGGGTAA
- a CDS encoding BMC domain-containing protein, which produces MRNHNQFIDVDTLGIVEVQSIAGGVELADTMMKTADIRLMRAATICSGRYLIFVAGDRAAVSSSVQTARESGRSLKGSFIISNASSELLNVLQRDGQPAEGDAIGIVECRSVAAGIAAADRAAKRSAIQLLRLVTGQGINGKSYFVLSGDVASVREATENAEAALGKNLVEAVVIPRPDASVVSSLIRGVR; this is translated from the coding sequence GTGCGTAATCATAATCAATTCATCGACGTGGACACGCTCGGCATTGTCGAGGTGCAATCCATCGCCGGCGGCGTAGAACTCGCCGATACGATGATGAAAACGGCCGATATCCGGCTTATGAGAGCTGCGACTATCTGCTCCGGAAGGTATCTGATCTTTGTGGCCGGTGACAGGGCGGCGGTTTCCAGTTCCGTGCAAACGGCCCGTGAATCAGGCCGGTCTCTGAAAGGCAGCTTCATCATCTCGAATGCCTCATCTGAGTTGTTGAATGTCCTGCAACGAGACGGGCAACCTGCAGAGGGTGATGCAATAGGCATAGTTGAATGCCGTTCTGTCGCCGCGGGCATTGCCGCCGCAGATAGGGCTGCCAAACGTTCAGCCATTCAACTACTCCGGCTGGTGACAGGGCAGGGTATTAATGGAAAATCCTATTTCGTTCTCAGTGGCGACGTTGCATCCGTACGAGAAGCCACCGAAAACGCAGAAGCAGCTCTTGGCAAAAACCTTGTGGAGGCGGTCGTTATACCTCGACCCGATGCCTCCGTCGTCAGTTCTCTCATCAGGGGAGTGAGGTAA
- the modC gene encoding molybdenum ABC transporter ATP-binding protein, whose protein sequence is MLLEVHVEKKFADFACRFDFSVSSKKCGVFGPSGNGKSTLMHMISGLLEPDKGLIKLNGTVLYDKEKGINLPPEARRVGVVFQHALLFPHMSVKKNLHYGLKRVTAAEHSINPDQLIRVLQLGGLLDRRVSKLSGGERQRVALGRTILACPHLILLDEPLTGLDHRLKYQIIPDLKRVFAEFSIPLLFISHSLQEMRMMTDEVLVLEDGKVSNHIATEDLARTRLGSGGRGYTNLVDLERPEDTGRLLRYWMGNIPLMLLKTEDAAPGQFALNSRDILLFKKHPEATSARNMLSCVVRKTYQTDWLSGVELDCQGHTLIAEIVPQSLEELDIQPGSEVVAVFKASAFERLY, encoded by the coding sequence ATGTTGCTTGAAGTGCATGTAGAGAAAAAATTTGCCGACTTTGCCTGTCGCTTTGATTTCTCAGTGTCATCAAAGAAATGCGGTGTGTTCGGGCCGTCAGGGAACGGCAAATCGACATTGATGCACATGATATCAGGCCTGTTGGAGCCTGATAAAGGGCTCATCAAGCTTAATGGAACCGTACTCTATGATAAGGAGAAGGGTATAAATCTTCCTCCGGAGGCGCGCAGGGTAGGTGTGGTTTTTCAACATGCTCTTCTTTTTCCCCATATGAGTGTGAAGAAAAATCTTCACTATGGGCTAAAAAGAGTAACTGCAGCTGAGCACAGCATTAATCCTGACCAGCTCATACGCGTTTTACAGCTGGGGGGCCTGCTTGATCGGAGGGTCTCAAAATTATCCGGAGGGGAGCGTCAGCGGGTGGCGCTTGGTCGCACAATCCTGGCCTGCCCACACCTGATTCTCCTGGATGAACCGTTGACCGGCCTTGATCACCGGCTGAAATACCAGATAATTCCGGATCTCAAGAGGGTTTTTGCCGAATTTTCCATTCCTTTACTTTTCATCAGCCATAGTTTGCAGGAAATGCGGATGATGACGGATGAAGTGCTGGTCTTGGAGGACGGTAAGGTGAGTAACCATATTGCCACAGAAGATCTTGCCAGAACGCGGCTGGGCAGCGGAGGCAGAGGGTATACCAATCTGGTGGATCTGGAGAGGCCGGAGGATACCGGCAGGCTGCTGCGCTACTGGATGGGAAACATACCCCTGATGCTTTTGAAAACTGAAGATGCTGCGCCGGGACAATTTGCCCTGAACAGTCGGGATATTCTGCTCTTCAAGAAACACCCCGAAGCTACCAGCGCCCGTAATATGCTTTCCTGCGTGGTGCGTAAGACATATCAGACCGACTGGCTTTCAGGAGTTGAGCTGGATTGCCAGGGACACACCCTGATAGCGGAAATCGTGCCGCAGTCACTGGAAGAACTCGATATCCAGCCAGGCAGCGAGGTGGTAGCGGTATTCAAGGCCTCGGCTTTTGAGCGGCTTTATTAG